The following are encoded in a window of Podospora pseudoanserina strain CBS 124.78 chromosome 6, whole genome shotgun sequence genomic DNA:
- a CDS encoding hypothetical protein (antiSMASH:Cluster_1; COG:U; EggNog:ENOG503P0DY) has protein sequence MPHAPSPMLTAKHPTASNIASPLSLYAHRAATLIAMNRAMASPPTEATSVVPRACNACRARKIGCNRESPCAHCVRAKIECIYNEIRPREKRARILLSHQYEQKIDHLDSRLDEILDLLRQLKTQQPTTGCPIPEIQLRAPSPANVTAPRTQPAAFSIPATPSSAATSPDSSTATTHVRSSHAHANTTPPMVEGNSSLTAQTEFASEFLKTAVHDRDSQPEMRERLDALRVLVEAMKKQPAADEMRYPHAAPVKTLSLKDCKLPPIQIVVEVLRMTQSFKVMCLAWVSELIPLTGFLEAYVREDNDLITLINVNVGLHFLFWACAQVDQEKKDEYLGYAQTCGSTIETALAHLPLHLPANDDTISALLSGSFYAVEISKPSLAWILTSKASELCQTLGYHRANDGYVLFKSGGATNDIDRYKRHLLFWSVYIVDKSLSLRLGRSSSIQDYDISLPYPSTDNPGNSGITGFFLLWVLLAKLQGQVYELLYCPEAAIAPESVKRERVKTLLGRLEEFEAKTAEVIHQWSSYCREHAGDDLTDFFLVSDHVLRLSLLTMVHRAVPNPPGSPTTFSTECINVARQTLGRHQECMELIKSTNCGLFSTYMHWTILMAPFVPFIVLFCQVIETKDKDDLARLQAFATSLQYESSVTEAVERLRRLFQVLVSVASHHVQSPPTSQIGQRTDLRPDLPKDTHQANQTAFEVDAYLGTLGFSQQIVSDQWPESTTGQGQENGREGGEFPEGHRMANPMMWMGNEMQLEDWFYNNDQIEALESLYN, from the exons ATGCCTCATGCTCCGTCTCCGATGCTCACGGCAAAACACCCGACAGCTTCCAATATCGCTTCACCTCTGTCCTTGTACGCCCATAGGGCCGCCACTCTCATCGCCATGAACCGCGCAATGGCTTCCCCACCCACCGAAGCCACATCGGTCGTCCCCCGAGCT TGCAATGCATGTCGAGCTCGCAAG ATAGGATGCAATCGCGAATCTCCCTGTGCCCATTGCGTCAGAGCAAAGATCGA ATGTATCTACAATGAAATACGACCcagggagaagagggctcGCATTCTTTTGAGCCACCAGTA TGAGCAAAAGATCGACCACCTTGACAGTCGCCTGGATGAGATCCTAGATCTTCTGCGACAACTCAAAACTCAGCAACCCACAACTGGCTGCCCAATCCCCGAGATCCAGCTCCGTGCACCATCGCCAGCCAATGTAACCGCTCCAAGAACGCAACCCGCAGCTTTCTCAATACCAGCCACACCATCGTCAGCCGCAACAAGCCCAGACTCATCAACCGCTACCACGCATGTCAGGTCCAGTCATGCTCATGCAAACACCACACCGCCCATGGTTGAGGGCAACTCATCGCTTACCGCACAGACAGAGTTCGCCAGTGAATTCCTGAAAACTGCCGTCCATGATCGGGACTCGCAACCAGAAATGCGCGAGCGCCTCGATGCCCTTCGTGTCCTCGTCGAGGCCATGAAGAAACAACCAGCGGCGGATGAGATGCGGTATCCACATGCTGCACCCGTCAAGACGCTATCCTTGAAAGATTGCAAGTTGCCCCCTATTCagattgttgttgaggttctCCGGATGACACAGTCCTTTAAGGTTATGTGTCTGGCCTGGGTGTCCGAGCTAATACCTCTCACGGGGTTCCTTGAGGCATATGTGAGAGAGGACAACGATTTGATCACCCTCATCAATGTCAATGTTGGTCTCCACTTCCTATTTTGGGCGTGCGCACAAGTGGaccaagaaaagaaagacgaATATCTTGGTTACGCGCAGACCTGTGGTAGTACCATCGAAACAGCTTTGGCACATCTGCCGCTGCATCTTCCCGCCAACGATGACACTATCTCTGCGCTCCTGTCGGGATCATTTTATGCCGTGGAGATATCCAAGCCCTCCCTAGCCTGGATTCTGACTTCCAAGGCATCAGAACTGTGCCAGACACTGGGCTATCACCGAGCCAACGACGGCTATGTCCTGTTCAAGTCTGGAGGGGCTACAAATGATATTGATCGATACAAGCGGCACTTGTTGTTTTGGTCCGTCTACATTGTCGACAAGAGCCTGTCTCTCCGGCTTGGACGGTCCTCCAGTATCCAAGACTACGACATTTCCCTCCCATATCCTTCCACAGATAATCCCGGCAATTCCGGCATCACAGGATTTTTTTTACTATGGGTTCTCCTAGCAAAGTTACAGGGCCAGGTGTACGAGTTGCTTTATTGCCCAGAGGCCGCCATTGCGCCAGAAAGCGTCAAGAGAGAAAGGGTTAAGACTCTGCTGGGTCGTTTGGAAGAATTCGAGGCCAAGACGGCAGAGGTGATT CACCAATGGAGTTCGTATTGCCGCGAACATGCCGGCGATGACTTGACTGATTTCTTTCTTGTGTCCGATCACGTACTGCGGCTTAGTCTCCTCACAATGGTGCATCGCGCCGTTCCCAATCCACCAGGATCACCCACCACTTTCTCCACAGAGTGTATAAACGTGGCACGCCAAACGCTAGGACGACACCAAGAGTGTATGGAGTTAATCAAGTCTACAAACTGCGGGTTGTTCAGCACTTATATGCACTG GACGATCCTAATGGCCCCCTTCGTTCCATTCATTGTCCTTTTCTGTCAGGTAATCGAAACAAAAGATAAGGATGATCTTGCCAGACTGCAAGCCTTTGCCACGTCGTTACAGTATGAGTCTTCCGTCACTGAGGCCGTGGAAAGACTCCGTCGTTTATTTCAGGTGCTCGTCAGCGTGGCATCCCATCATGTTCAATCTCCCCCTACCAGCCAGATCGGACAACGTACAGATTTAAGACCCGACCTACCGAAAGATACACACCAGGCCAATCAGACAGCGTTCGAAGTTGACGCTTATCTCGGAACATTAGGGTTTTCCCAACAAATTGTCTCAGATCAGTGGCCCGAGAGCACAACTggtcaaggacaagagaatggccgagaaggaggagagttTCCCGAGGGACATCGAATGGCTAACCCTATGATGTGGATGGGGAATGAGATGCAGCTGGAGGATTGGTTCTACAATAATGACCAGATAGAAGCGTTGGAATCTCTGTATAATTAA
- a CDS encoding hypothetical protein (EggNog:ENOG503NW4V; CAZy:AA9; COG:O; antiSMASH:Cluster_1), whose protein sequence is MKLSSFTILAGLAAQAQAHYIFNILIVNGQRIGGEYTYVRRNSNSYNPAFPDILTSDELRCNRGAKPGGNVQTYEVKAGDKIGFKVFNNEFIEHPGPGFIYMSKAPGSVATYDGSGEWFKVYETGLCRGGGNVDTNWCSWQKDRLEFTIPPKTPPGEYLVRIEHIGLHEGHVRRAQFYITCAQLKITGPGGGNPSPLVRIPGIYNANDPGIAYNKWTNNPAAYRMPGPAVWNGN, encoded by the exons ATGAAGCTCTCGTCGTTCACCATCTTGGCTGGCCTCGCGGCCCAAGCCCAGGCCCACTACATTTTCAACATACTGATTGTGAACGGCCAGCGCATCG GTGGCGAGTACACATACGTTCGACGCAATTCTAACAGCTACAATCCGGCCTTTCCCGACATCCTTACCTCTGATGAATTACGGTGCAACCGCG GCGCCAAGCCTGGCGGCAACGTACAGACATACGAGGTCAAGGCTGGTGATAAGATCGGCTTCAAGGTCTTCAACAACGAGTTTATTGAACACCCCGGACCGGGGTTTATCTACATGTCCAAAGCCCCTGGCAGTGTCGCTACCTACGATGGTTCCGGCGAGTGGTTCAAGGTCTACGAGACCGGTCTTTGCCGCGGCGGAGGAAATGTGGACACGAACTGGTGCTCGTGGCAGAAGGACAG GCTTGAATTCACTATCCCGCCCAAGACCCCCCCTGGAGAGTATCTCGTCCGCATCGAGCACATTGGTCTACACGAGGGTCACGTACGCCGCGCTCAGTTCTACATTACCTGCGCACAGTTGAAGATCACCGGGCCCGGTGGTGGCAACCCCTCGCCTCTTGTCCGCATCCCCGGTATCTACAATGCCAATGACCCCGGCATTGCTTACAACAAGTggaccaacaaccccgccgcTTATCGCATGCCTGGTCCCGCTGTCTGGAACGGAAACTGA